The following proteins are co-located in the Chloroflexia bacterium SDU3-3 genome:
- a CDS encoding phage tail protein: MPEIDAFLSPWFALEFQGKITGAFRECSGLGSENEVVDDKAVGPDGKYRLKKLAGNLKINNVQLKQGITDDMDMWKWRKVVEEGKINEARKNGSLVLYSHDGREIARWNFVNAWPCKLNGPSVNATSNEIAVEELELAIEAYERVM, from the coding sequence ATGCCCGAAATCGATGCATTCCTTTCACCCTGGTTCGCCCTTGAGTTCCAGGGCAAGATCACCGGCGCTTTCCGCGAGTGCTCGGGCCTCGGCAGCGAGAACGAGGTTGTTGACGACAAGGCTGTGGGCCCGGATGGCAAGTATCGCCTGAAGAAGCTGGCCGGCAACCTGAAGATCAACAACGTCCAGCTCAAGCAGGGCATCACCGACGACATGGACATGTGGAAGTGGCGCAAGGTGGTCGAGGAAGGCAAGATCAACGAGGCCCGCAAGAACGGCTCGCTGGTGCTTTACTCGCACGATGGCCGCGAGATCGCCCGCTGGAATTTTGTGAACGCCTGGCCCTGCAAGCTGAACGGCCCTTCGGTGAACGCGACCTCGAACGAGATCGCGGTCGAGGAGCTGGAGCTCGCGATCGAGGCGTACGAGCGCGTGATGTAA
- a CDS encoding phage tail sheath family protein: protein MPEYLSPGVYIEEVNTGPRPIEGVGTAMAAFVGFAPAGPANKPQLITNWTQYVETFGALDESGLRNPHIPGAFLSHAVYGYFMNGGSRCYVTRVVPPGAGSAADAKPAQLQLPSRSSKATPSLTFSAKDSSAPDIQVEVLPPTGEAPGEGTFTVHVKAGDIEETYENVNLGRKGKPVTDTINQASKVVAVAEATGTGSLVDRMPEAGNYLIKAAPAPAPTALQTNHLIGNVVDRSGLEGLEIAEDATMICCPDLMSAYISGAIDRDGVKAVQLAMIAHCERMGDRMAIIDPLPNLTPQEVKKWRESETNYDSKFAALYYPWLMVNGPDGKPLAVPPSGHMAGVWARNDVERGVHKAPANEVIRMALNPAIEITKGEQDVLNPIGVNCIRSFTGRGVRVWGARTLSSDPAWRYVSVRRLFNYVEKSIENGTQWVVFEPNDPGLWARVRRDVSAFLTTVWRDGMLFGLSPQEAFYVRCDAELNPSETRDQGKLIIEVGLAPTKPAEFVIFRFSQFSGGGS, encoded by the coding sequence ATGCCCGAGTACTTGTCTCCCGGCGTCTACATTGAAGAGGTTAACACTGGTCCGCGTCCGATCGAGGGTGTTGGTACAGCTATGGCGGCCTTCGTAGGCTTCGCGCCCGCTGGCCCGGCCAACAAGCCCCAGCTGATCACCAACTGGACGCAGTACGTCGAGACGTTCGGCGCACTTGATGAGAGTGGTCTGCGCAACCCGCACATCCCGGGGGCATTTCTCTCGCATGCAGTCTACGGCTATTTCATGAACGGTGGCTCGCGCTGCTACGTGACCCGCGTGGTCCCGCCCGGCGCTGGCTCCGCCGCCGATGCCAAGCCAGCCCAGCTGCAGCTGCCCAGCCGCTCGTCGAAGGCCACCCCCTCGCTGACTTTCAGCGCCAAGGACTCGAGCGCCCCCGACATCCAGGTCGAGGTGCTTCCGCCTACCGGCGAGGCCCCGGGCGAGGGCACCTTCACGGTGCACGTCAAGGCTGGCGATATCGAGGAGACCTACGAGAACGTCAACCTGGGTCGCAAGGGCAAGCCGGTGACGGACACCATCAACCAGGCATCCAAGGTTGTGGCGGTCGCCGAGGCTACCGGCACCGGCTCGCTGGTGGATCGCATGCCCGAGGCTGGCAACTACCTGATCAAGGCTGCCCCGGCCCCGGCCCCCACCGCGCTGCAGACCAACCACCTGATCGGCAACGTGGTTGATCGCTCGGGCCTGGAAGGCCTGGAGATCGCCGAGGACGCCACGATGATCTGCTGCCCCGACCTGATGTCGGCGTACATCTCGGGCGCGATCGATCGCGACGGCGTGAAGGCGGTGCAGCTGGCCATGATCGCTCACTGCGAGCGCATGGGCGACCGCATGGCCATCATCGACCCGCTGCCCAACCTGACCCCGCAGGAGGTCAAGAAGTGGCGCGAGTCGGAGACCAACTACGACTCGAAGTTCGCCGCGCTGTACTACCCCTGGCTGATGGTGAACGGCCCCGACGGCAAGCCGCTTGCGGTTCCGCCCAGCGGCCACATGGCCGGCGTGTGGGCGCGCAACGACGTCGAGCGCGGCGTGCACAAGGCCCCCGCCAACGAGGTCATCCGCATGGCGCTCAACCCCGCCATCGAGATCACCAAGGGCGAGCAGGATGTGCTCAACCCGATCGGCGTGAACTGCATCCGCAGCTTCACGGGCCGCGGCGTGCGCGTCTGGGGTGCCCGCACCCTGTCGAGCGACCCGGCCTGGCGCTACGTCAGCGTCCGCCGCCTGTTCAACTACGTCGAGAAGTCGATCGAGAACGGCACCCAGTGGGTGGTGTTCGAGCCGAACGACCCCGGCCTGTGGGCTCGCGTCCGCCGCGATGTCAGCGCGTTCCTCACCACCGTGTGGCGCGATGGCATGCTCTTCGGCCTCTCGCCGCAGGAGGCGTTCTACGTGCGCTGCGACGCCGAGCTGAACCCGTCGGAGACCCGCGACCAGGGCAAGCTGATCATCGAGGTCGGTCTGGCCCCGACGAAGCCCGCCGAGTTCGTGATCTTCCGCTTCAGCCAGTTCTCTGGCGGCGGCTCCTAA
- a CDS encoding DUF4157 domain-containing protein: MRDQLLLSRIRHQRELARSLIARHPLLGSQSSLPQASEGQVRFVAPQLMPQMQASDAPVAAMAAPLATMPWEDAEQPLEPMRELPVDFSGDAFAPSPDVLPAIESLFGEPLLQPDLPQQAMPPLPQSDLADYRASVQPPSAVPQQVGQDVAPSQQAARPPSVVQPPSAVPQQVSQDVAPSQQLAPSQNVPVAQPTTAPQQAGHDVAPSQQLAPQPTTTPQQAGQDVAPSQQVASQPTTAPQQLGRDVAPSQQVAPQPTTASQQLGRDVAPSQQVAPSQNVPVAQPTTAPQQAGQDVAPSQQVAPQQAGRDVAPSQQVAPQQSSAAPQADISSAIQEPSAEAAPAAPRPRARVPMGRRMSEAHDVDVQPSSPVVPEAASQPSADTGPSQQVAASQPDVNAEQLDSATSPDSTKPRQRSSGRRQPKADLRAVDKEAPTDELEPSGELQVAPPEMAQPSTAPQQVVQPQADAPAQQQTAQPQANAPVPQQTAQPQANAPVPQQTAQPQANAPVSQQTAQPQAAPAQQTDAPAPQQVAPQQADAPANSFPEIAPDVPEQVRKVMERMRRNMTQATDQNNPALENRPVSAEAQRFMERMRQRANSAPEQPSFWENRPVSAEAQRFMERMRQRANSAPEPAPSTAEERPVSAEAQRFMEQARQRASEPASQPTAAPDAAPVSPEVQRVMERMRRDLRPGPAPTPLQVDPTTLDPDSAQAWALRMQRHQRLTSAPDEPAPAELAAQQPVPVSQPPTPEAAPQAAAPSAAPEPGSPAAWARRFQRHERLNAGLPDEPAAAVTPAPQEPSAAGLPIDQQAGLAQSAEPPVQAAQRQQTAPGQNAPTAQPQQATPGQNAPTAQPQQAAPGQNAPTAQPQQATPGRNAPTAQPQTAPTAQPQQAAPAPSQQASDAGPIANALAGVAPTPLRETTRRFLQPILGFDPGDVPVYRGPQAAQLAASYQAEALTDQQSVVIGGNESETAPRAMGLLAHELTHVARGQNPRFVPPTPRVTRQNAVAANEETIARSVEADVAAAAQIYNQQPSVASTQPTSTQRLGQTVASTPNDPAIPAMNIRGQQPGAATPSSRTPTDWGNLPAPWEPLPTWLDQSFAQPADQAAPQPQAPSQPDRSTRTVMPSAPPAPAIAAPAANGAGQIQLASEEGHIEAAKPATESSQSGGDSSVAQPDVDLDTLARQVYSALKQRLAAERRRGGGW, translated from the coding sequence ATGAGAGATCAACTGCTGCTCAGTCGCATACGCCACCAGCGCGAGCTGGCGCGGTCGCTGATCGCGCGCCACCCGCTGCTCGGCTCTCAATCATCTCTACCTCAAGCCTCCGAAGGCCAGGTGCGCTTTGTTGCGCCCCAGCTGATGCCCCAGATGCAAGCATCTGATGCTCCTGTGGCGGCGATGGCAGCCCCGCTGGCGACTATGCCGTGGGAAGATGCTGAGCAGCCGCTTGAGCCTATGCGGGAGCTGCCAGTTGATTTCTCGGGCGATGCGTTTGCCCCCTCGCCCGATGTGCTGCCCGCCATCGAGTCGCTCTTCGGCGAGCCGTTGCTACAGCCCGATCTGCCACAGCAGGCCATGCCACCTCTGCCTCAGTCCGATCTCGCCGACTACCGTGCCTCGGTGCAGCCGCCGAGCGCCGTGCCGCAGCAGGTGGGCCAGGATGTTGCGCCGAGCCAGCAGGCGGCTCGGCCGCCGAGCGTGGTGCAGCCGCCGAGCGCCGTGCCGCAGCAGGTGAGCCAGGATGTGGCTCCAAGCCAGCAGCTCGCGCCGAGCCAGAATGTGCCAGTAGCCCAGCCAACCACCGCGCCACAGCAGGCGGGCCATGATGTGGCTCCAAGCCAGCAGCTCGCGCCGCAGCCAACTACCACGCCACAGCAGGCGGGCCAGGATGTGGCTCCAAGCCAGCAGGTCGCGTCGCAGCCAACTACTGCGCCGCAGCAGCTAGGCCGTGATGTGGCACCAAGCCAGCAGGTTGCGCCGCAGCCCACTACCGCGTCCCAGCAGCTAGGCCGTGATGTGGCTCCAAGCCAGCAGGTTGCGCCGAGCCAGAATGTGCCGGTAGCCCAGCCAACTACCGCGCCACAGCAGGCGGGCCAGGATGTCGCACCAAGCCAGCAGGTCGCGCCGCAGCAGGCAGGCCGTGATGTTGCGCCGAGCCAGCAGGTTGCGCCACAGCAGTCGAGCGCCGCACCCCAAGCTGATATCTCATCTGCGATCCAGGAGCCGAGCGCAGAGGCCGCTCCTGCGGCTCCGCGCCCGCGCGCACGCGTCCCCATGGGCCGCCGCATGAGCGAGGCCCACGATGTGGATGTCCAGCCCTCCTCGCCGGTGGTGCCGGAGGCCGCATCGCAGCCGAGCGCGGATACCGGGCCGAGCCAGCAGGTGGCCGCATCGCAGCCTGATGTGAATGCAGAACAGCTTGATTCGGCGACATCGCCTGATTCGACAAAGCCGCGCCAGCGCTCATCGGGGCGGCGGCAGCCAAAGGCTGATCTGCGGGCGGTGGATAAAGAGGCTCCGACTGATGAGCTTGAGCCGTCAGGCGAGCTGCAGGTCGCACCCCCTGAGATGGCACAGCCGAGCACTGCACCACAGCAGGTGGTGCAGCCGCAGGCCGATGCGCCCGCGCAGCAGCAGACCGCCCAGCCGCAGGCCAATGCGCCTGTGCCGCAGCAGACCGCCCAGCCGCAGGCCAATGCGCCTGTGCCGCAGCAGACCGCCCAGCCGCAGGCCAATGCGCCTGTGTCGCAGCAGACCGCCCAGCCGCAGGCTGCGCCTGCGCAGCAGACCGATGCGCCCGCGCCGCAGCAGGTTGCGCCGCAGCAGGCCGATGCGCCAGCAAATAGCTTCCCCGAGATCGCCCCTGATGTTCCCGAGCAGGTGCGCAAGGTGATGGAGCGCATGCGCCGGAACATGACCCAGGCTACCGACCAAAATAATCCTGCGCTGGAGAACCGCCCGGTGTCGGCAGAGGCGCAGCGGTTTATGGAGCGGATGCGCCAGCGCGCCAACAGCGCCCCTGAGCAGCCGAGCTTTTGGGAGAACCGCCCGGTGTCGGCAGAGGCGCAGCGGTTTATGGAGCGGATGCGCCAGCGCGCCAACAGCGCCCCTGAGCCTGCTCCCAGCACAGCCGAAGAGCGCCCGGTGTCGGCAGAGGCGCAGCGATTTATGGAGCAAGCTCGCCAGCGAGCCAGCGAGCCAGCGAGCCAGCCCACAGCGGCACCGGATGCAGCGCCGGTGTCGCCTGAGGTGCAGCGTGTGATGGAGCGCATGCGGCGCGATCTGCGCCCAGGGCCTGCGCCCACGCCCCTACAGGTCGATCCTACAACGCTGGACCCCGACTCGGCCCAGGCGTGGGCGTTGCGGATGCAGCGCCACCAGCGCCTGACAAGCGCCCCAGATGAGCCAGCGCCTGCAGAGCTAGCAGCACAGCAGCCGGTGCCAGTGAGCCAGCCACCTACACCGGAGGCTGCGCCGCAGGCCGCCGCGCCCAGCGCAGCGCCTGAGCCTGGATCTCCCGCCGCATGGGCGCGCCGCTTCCAGCGGCACGAGCGCCTCAATGCTGGCCTGCCCGATGAGCCAGCCGCTGCCGTAACGCCTGCGCCGCAGGAGCCATCAGCTGCTGGCCTTCCCATCGACCAGCAGGCTGGGCTTGCCCAGAGCGCTGAGCCGCCTGTTCAAGCCGCCCAGCGGCAGCAGACCGCGCCGGGTCAGAATGCGCCCACGGCCCAGCCGCAGCAGGCTACCCCGGGTCAGAATGCACCCACGGCCCAGCCGCAGCAGGCTGCGCCGGGTCAGAATGCACCCACGGCCCAGCCGCAGCAGGCCACGCCAGGCCGGAATGCGCCCACAGCCCAGCCGCAGACCGCGCCCACGGCCCAGCCGCAGCAGGCCGCGCCAGCCCCAAGCCAGCAGGCCTCCGATGCAGGACCGATCGCAAATGCGCTGGCTGGAGTGGCTCCCACACCGCTTCGCGAGACCACGCGCCGCTTCCTGCAGCCTATTCTTGGCTTCGATCCTGGCGATGTGCCAGTTTATCGTGGCCCGCAGGCCGCGCAGTTGGCCGCCAGCTACCAGGCCGAGGCCCTCACCGACCAGCAGTCGGTGGTGATCGGGGGGAATGAGAGCGAGACAGCGCCGCGCGCTATGGGCCTGCTGGCCCACGAGCTGACCCACGTGGCCCGTGGCCAGAACCCCCGCTTTGTGCCGCCCACGCCCCGCGTGACTCGTCAGAATGCAGTTGCGGCCAACGAGGAGACTATCGCGCGCTCGGTTGAGGCCGATGTCGCTGCCGCTGCTCAGATCTACAACCAGCAGCCATCGGTCGCCTCGACCCAGCCGACCAGCACCCAGCGCCTTGGACAGACCGTCGCCTCAACCCCAAACGATCCGGCCATCCCGGCGATGAACATCCGTGGCCAGCAGCCAGGTGCCGCAACGCCTTCGAGCCGAACGCCTACCGATTGGGGCAACCTGCCCGCACCGTGGGAGCCGCTGCCCACATGGCTCGACCAGTCTTTTGCGCAGCCCGCCGACCAGGCCGCGCCGCAGCCGCAGGCACCGAGCCAGCCCGATCGCTCGACTCGCACCGTGATGCCCTCGGCACCGCCCGCGCCAGCGATTGCCGCCCCTGCTGCCAATGGCGCAGGCCAGATCCAGCTGGCCTCGGAAGAAGGGCACATCGAGGCTGCCAAACCCGCAACGGAGTCCTCGCAGTCTGGCGGCGACTCAAGCGTGGCCCAGCCCGATGTCGATCTGGATACGCTCGCCCGACAGGTCTACAGCGCACTCAAGCAGCGTCTGGCCGCCGAACGTCGTCGCGGCGGCGGCTGGTAA
- a CDS encoding DUF4255 domain-containing protein, with product MLAGIHTTFFRLLHDRGNINPAEIDVRFDRPTREWSESLMRPTINMFLFEMSENTDRRSGAPQVSRGSNQAQFRVPPRHFDLYYLVSAFASSTEDEHTILWRALATLLRFSPLPSDLLPKQLAALETPFSTHIGGTEGLPRPIDLWGGFDLPPRPSVILKLIMPMDLEIEFNVPVVLSSSVRTSQRDNNAVEESPTRIGGTVRMADGTPAEGVTVDLVGTAESSITDEQGRYALRIFMPGTYTVTLTRRDGTASTATLSIPSASYDLVIEEP from the coding sequence ATGCTCGCAGGCATTCACACAACTTTCTTTCGGCTGCTACACGATCGGGGCAATATCAACCCCGCCGAGATCGATGTGCGCTTTGATCGCCCGACGCGCGAGTGGTCTGAGTCGCTCATGCGCCCAACGATCAACATGTTTCTATTTGAGATGTCGGAGAACACCGATAGGCGCTCGGGCGCGCCCCAGGTGTCGCGCGGCAGCAACCAGGCGCAGTTCCGTGTGCCGCCGCGCCACTTCGATCTTTACTACCTAGTGAGCGCATTCGCCAGCAGCACTGAGGATGAGCATACCATCCTCTGGCGGGCGCTGGCCACGCTGCTGCGCTTCTCGCCGCTGCCCTCCGATCTTCTACCCAAGCAGCTGGCCGCGCTGGAGACACCCTTCAGCACCCATATCGGCGGCACCGAGGGCCTGCCCCGCCCGATCGATCTTTGGGGCGGCTTCGACCTGCCCCCGCGTCCATCGGTCATCCTGAAGCTGATCATGCCGATGGATCTGGAGATCGAGTTCAATGTGCCGGTGGTGCTGAGCAGCAGCGTGCGCACCAGCCAGCGCGATAACAATGCTGTGGAGGAATCGCCGACCCGGATCGGCGGCACCGTGCGCATGGCCGACGGCACCCCCGCCGAGGGCGTGACGGTCGATCTGGTGGGCACCGCCGAGAGCAGCATCACCGATGAGCAGGGACGCTACGCCCTCCGCATCTTTATGCCGGGCACCTACACTGTGACACTCACTCGTCGCGATGGCACTGCCTCGACCGCGACGCTGTCTATACCATCTGCTTCCTACGACCTGGTTATTGAAGAGCCTTAG
- a CDS encoding phage tail protein, translating into MTSVSAKSYTNNRFYVLIDGVAHAVFTEVSGLQVETEVMEYAEGGNNGFVHRLPGRTRVGNITLKRGVIGKSDMFKWYMDIVGGKKIKRRNLSLVMYDMEGNEIARWNFLNAFPVRWIGPQFDAKANSVAIETLELAHAGLQIG; encoded by the coding sequence ATGACAAGTGTTTCGGCGAAAAGCTATACCAACAATCGATTTTATGTGCTGATCGATGGTGTCGCACACGCGGTCTTCACCGAGGTGAGCGGCCTGCAGGTTGAGACCGAGGTGATGGAGTACGCTGAGGGTGGCAACAATGGCTTTGTCCACCGCCTGCCTGGCCGAACCCGCGTGGGGAATATCACGCTGAAGCGCGGCGTGATCGGCAAGAGCGATATGTTCAAGTGGTATATGGACATCGTTGGGGGCAAGAAGATCAAGCGCCGCAATCTCTCGCTGGTGATGTATGACATGGAAGGCAACGAGATCGCCCGCTGGAACTTTCTCAACGCCTTTCCGGTGCGCTGGATCGGCCCTCAGTTTGATGCGAAAGCGAACTCGGTAGCTATCGAGACTCTTGAGCTGGCCCACGCAGGGTTGCAGATTGGATAA
- a CDS encoding DUF4157 domain-containing protein, protein MSRNQRRLEHPAPAANAPEMLAQRSFGPQGGQPMALPHRIGNLAIQAKLTVGAVNDPAEAEADRAADAVMNRGTVEIQRASAGAPSAAAPESDAVSASTEQSIQQARGGGQSLPSQVEEQMGGAFGADFSGVRVHTNPQADALNQTLSARAFTTGSDIFFRQGEYQPGSSEGQRLLAHELTHVVQQGSAVARKPAVGAHQSACGCDTCTVQRQVTSDVGARTVQPSSASHESACGCDTCNIQRKVVTSAAPSIQRCSGGHSGGHQHGCGCPTCAPTPTSQILRRSPASTASAQTLRRSPAAISVGASPSVIRRHGSAEHMLLGQVKPSELAGVADTSIKAEHRLHVLRGEQRRVRSWHERGPEAITEKDGDGQRMVAVGADKKLWVTYGELNAMPDYVGSPKDIDEGKANLLGPIIQHIRYEASKYIEKKMVEVAKNEIAELKRKYAEDHPIWNMVPFSGYDPETEARIKELKELKDEPAVANEWKEWFPTVGGVSTKGIQEVREINALTEGEGTNHYAEVLARNACHFAPFSWDRWRHFHNEARAIALQARGEKSDAKKKELTNLAWINNGYADHFLQDSFAAGHLINKTLIMQWYVDWIERKNTEIEAENRAIQARNAAEFAKHGEDGTFESEKSTISTPWAWNKVKTMTQANQPNLSAPQAYAGPHRPGAEQQSADPQTAEEQPTRQQRMNKSGVQADPANGLSQDQAYMNYLTFLQTGAVQSITAALHDMFCKDGLRVRSKQSGDESFYIYGDYEMLNQSSKPGIVEGVLAAATAAQLSQKAVDETLKNGATQISVEQIFNYMPTAVEFKSGDRKQWFTLDAWHGTAQHPGPLREFAEKNIFEPNWHTVKNWASPLLLDMPQVSQDMPKGYNAATDAIGGAVDTKVNAAQNWLNQQLENLKSKLPQKPSHDPF, encoded by the coding sequence ATGAGCCGCAACCAGCGTCGACTCGAACACCCCGCACCGGCTGCGAATGCGCCGGAAATGCTGGCCCAACGTTCATTTGGCCCCCAGGGCGGGCAGCCTATGGCCCTGCCGCACCGCATCGGCAACCTGGCCATCCAGGCCAAGCTGACGGTGGGCGCGGTGAACGACCCTGCCGAGGCCGAGGCCGACCGCGCCGCCGATGCCGTGATGAACCGCGGCACGGTCGAGATCCAGCGGGCCTCGGCTGGCGCGCCTAGCGCCGCCGCCCCCGAGTCGGATGCGGTCAGCGCCAGCACCGAGCAGTCCATCCAGCAGGCGCGCGGCGGCGGCCAGAGCCTACCCTCGCAGGTGGAAGAGCAGATGGGCGGCGCGTTTGGCGCAGATTTCAGCGGCGTGCGGGTGCACACCAACCCCCAGGCCGACGCGCTGAACCAAACCCTGAGCGCGCGGGCCTTCACCACCGGCAGCGACATCTTCTTCCGCCAGGGCGAGTACCAGCCAGGCAGCAGCGAGGGCCAGCGCCTGCTGGCGCACGAGCTGACCCATGTGGTGCAGCAGGGCTCGGCGGTGGCGCGCAAGCCCGCAGTGGGCGCGCACCAGTCGGCCTGTGGCTGCGACACATGCACGGTGCAGCGCCAGGTGACCAGCGACGTGGGCGCTCGTACCGTCCAGCCCTCGTCGGCCAGCCACGAGTCGGCCTGCGGCTGCGACACGTGTAACATCCAGCGCAAGGTGGTGACGAGCGCGGCCCCATCCATCCAGCGCTGCTCGGGCGGCCATAGCGGCGGCCACCAGCACGGCTGCGGCTGCCCCACCTGCGCGCCCACGCCCACCTCGCAGATCCTGCGGCGCTCGCCCGCAAGCACGGCTTCGGCGCAGACCCTGCGGCGCTCGCCTGCGGCGATCAGCGTGGGGGCCTCGCCCAGTGTCATCCGCCGCCACGGCTCGGCAGAGCACATGCTGCTGGGCCAAGTGAAGCCCAGCGAGCTGGCGGGCGTGGCCGACACATCCATCAAGGCCGAGCACCGCCTGCACGTGCTGCGCGGCGAGCAGCGCCGCGTGCGCAGCTGGCACGAGCGCGGCCCCGAGGCGATCACCGAGAAGGATGGCGACGGCCAGCGCATGGTGGCCGTGGGGGCCGACAAGAAGCTGTGGGTGACCTACGGCGAGCTAAACGCGATGCCCGACTATGTCGGATCGCCCAAGGATATCGACGAGGGCAAGGCGAATCTCCTCGGCCCGATCATCCAGCACATCCGCTATGAGGCCAGCAAGTACATCGAGAAAAAGATGGTCGAGGTGGCCAAGAACGAGATCGCCGAGCTGAAGCGCAAGTATGCCGAAGATCACCCGATCTGGAACATGGTGCCATTCAGCGGCTACGACCCCGAGACCGAGGCCCGGATCAAAGAGCTGAAAGAGCTGAAGGACGAGCCTGCGGTCGCCAACGAGTGGAAAGAGTGGTTCCCAACGGTCGGCGGCGTCAGCACCAAGGGCATCCAAGAGGTGCGCGAGATCAACGCCCTGACCGAGGGCGAGGGCACCAACCACTATGCCGAAGTGCTGGCCCGCAACGCCTGCCACTTCGCCCCGTTCAGCTGGGATCGCTGGCGGCACTTCCACAACGAGGCCCGCGCGATCGCGCTGCAGGCCCGTGGTGAGAAGTCGGACGCCAAGAAGAAAGAGCTGACCAACCTGGCCTGGATCAACAACGGCTACGCCGATCACTTCCTGCAGGACTCCTTCGCCGCAGGCCACCTGATCAACAAGACCCTGATCATGCAGTGGTATGTGGACTGGATCGAGCGCAAGAACACCGAGATCGAGGCCGAGAACCGCGCCATCCAGGCGCGCAACGCCGCCGAGTTTGCCAAGCACGGCGAGGATGGCACCTTCGAGAGCGAGAAATCGACAATCTCGACGCCGTGGGCCTGGAACAAGGTCAAGACCATGACCCAGGCCAACCAGCCGAATCTCTCGGCGCCGCAGGCCTACGCCGGGCCGCACCGCCCTGGGGCCGAGCAGCAGTCGGCAGACCCGCAGACCGCCGAGGAGCAGCCCACCCGCCAGCAGCGCATGAACAAGTCGGGCGTGCAGGCCGACCCAGCCAATGGGCTCAGCCAAGACCAGGCCTACATGAACTACCTGACCTTCCTGCAGACCGGTGCGGTGCAGTCGATCACGGCAGCGCTGCACGATATGTTCTGCAAAGATGGCCTGCGGGTGCGCTCGAAGCAGAGCGGCGACGAGTCGTTCTACATCTACGGCGACTACGAGATGCTGAACCAGTCCAGCAAGCCCGGCATTGTCGAGGGCGTGCTGGCGGCGGCCACCGCGGCCCAGCTCTCGCAGAAGGCGGTCGACGAGACCCTGAAGAACGGCGCCACGCAGATCAGCGTTGAGCAGATCTTCAACTATATGCCCACCGCCGTCGAGTTCAAGTCGGGCGACCGCAAGCAGTGGTTCACGCTGGATGCCTGGCACGGTACCGCCCAGCACCCTGGCCCGCTGCGCGAGTTCGCCGAGAAGAACATCTTCGAGCCGAACTGGCACACGGTGAAGAACTGGGCCTCGCCGCTGCTGCTGGACATGCCGCAGGTGTCGCAGGATATGCCCAAGGGCTACAACGCCGCCACCGATGCGATCGGTGGGGCGGTTGACACCAAAGTCAATGCAGCCCAGAACTGGCTCAACCAGCAGCTGGAGAATCTCAAATCCAAGCTGCCCCAGAAGCCCTCGCATGATCCGTTTTAG
- a CDS encoding phage tail assembly protein, whose amino-acid sequence MLQTEFDFTLPCGFVDERGTLHRQGVMRRATALDEIEPLGDPRVRTNEAYLPVLLLGRVLTKLGTINRPGVAVVEQLFASDFIYLQQLYSRVNSSGGNVVETACPSCGTHFMLDLDS is encoded by the coding sequence ATGCTGCAAACAGAATTTGACTTCACGCTGCCCTGCGGATTCGTCGATGAGCGGGGCACCCTGCATCGCCAGGGCGTGATGCGTCGGGCGACCGCGCTCGACGAGATCGAGCCACTCGGCGACCCGCGGGTGCGGACCAACGAGGCGTATCTGCCAGTGCTGCTGCTGGGCCGCGTCCTCACCAAGCTGGGTACGATCAATCGCCCAGGGGTGGCCGTGGTTGAGCAGCTCTTTGCGAGCGATTTTATCTATCTTCAGCAACTCTATAGTCGAGTGAATAGCAGCGGCGGTAATGTGGTCGAGACGGCATGCCCTTCCTGCGGCACTCACTTTATGCTCGATCTGGATTCATAA